The Candidatus Poribacteria bacterium genome has a window encoding:
- a CDS encoding PASTA domain-containing protein — protein MNSLNNTLFATFKVFLYLLILLGIVGLLIVFIIIPKWIRTEEVLVPNITGKTYYEAIRILDDAGLQPAKTIQEASSDAPKGEIVAQNPQANFRIKYYQPVHITVSIGVELTPVPSVIGKSQEAAFDALTSAGFRPNRVSSVHSENYVQGTVIAQTPPEGGGQRRGSSVNLLVSRGPTPQSIQLPNFQSQLANDVVSTLEGVGLKIETQYSSHPTIPEGAIITHKPAAGAMVQTDDLVLLEISGVRTNENIGKPLPFKHTVSEEGNLSRHIKIVIIDDYGERTEINQRYAPGTVIDLERKAVRVFGKTRVLIYENGEKLPEVIYN, from the coding sequence ATGAATAGCCTTAATAATACTCTATTCGCTACATTCAAAGTCTTTCTCTATCTCTTAATTCTGCTTGGTATAGTAGGTTTGTTGATTGTCTTCATTATTATCCCAAAATGGATTCGGACTGAGGAGGTGCTTGTCCCCAATATCACCGGCAAAACCTACTATGAAGCCATCCGTATCCTTGACGATGCCGGCCTCCAACCTGCAAAAACCATCCAAGAAGCGAGTAGTGATGCGCCTAAGGGTGAAATCGTTGCACAAAATCCGCAAGCCAATTTTAGAATCAAGTACTACCAACCCGTCCATATCACAGTGAGTATTGGTGTGGAATTAACGCCTGTCCCGTCTGTCATTGGTAAATCACAGGAGGCGGCTTTTGATGCACTTACATCTGCTGGATTTCGCCCAAATCGGGTATCGTCTGTCCATTCTGAAAATTATGTGCAAGGCACCGTCATTGCGCAGACACCACCGGAAGGTGGAGGTCAACGGCGCGGAAGTTCAGTCAATCTTCTCGTGAGCCGCGGTCCGACCCCACAATCCATACAACTCCCGAATTTCCAAAGCCAACTCGCTAACGATGTCGTGTCTACACTCGAAGGGGTCGGACTAAAAATTGAAACACAATATAGCTCACATCCGACAATCCCGGAAGGGGCAATTATTACCCATAAACCCGCAGCCGGCGCGATGGTTCAAACAGATGACCTTGTTCTTTTAGAAATTAGCGGGGTAAGAACAAATGAAAATATTGGTAAACCTCTACCCTTCAAACACACTGTCAGTGAGGAAGGCAATTTGTCACGCCATATCAAAATTGTTATAATTGACGATTATGGTGAACGCACTGAAATAAATCAACGTTATGCACCGGGCACAGTGATTGATTTGGAACGAAAAGCGGTGCGGGTCTTCGGAAAAACACGAGTGCTTATCTACGAAAATGGTGAAAAATTACCTGAAGTGATTTATAATTAA
- the fmt gene encoding methionyl-tRNA formyltransferase, producing the protein MRILFMGTSEFAVPALRALISGDFELIGVATQPDRPSGRGKRLNSSPVKVVATEHKLPIYQPERARKLNFVRTLKDLAPDVIVVAAFGQLLPQTVLDIPPCGTINLHPSLLPKYRGAAPIQWALINGESETGVTLMLLDAGEDTGDIICAERIPIRDGDTALTLTEQLATLGAKQLVQVLSKMLKNAPPPATPQNDAAATHAPRLTKETGHINWNQPAVAIHNLVRGTAIWPGAYTFFRENLRLKIVDCQPETQVSALPPGTLEIVDRQKLFVATTEGTLQLLQIQPATKKTMEARDFINGYQLRTGERFLEHIQQ; encoded by the coding sequence ATGCGCATTCTCTTTATGGGGACCAGCGAATTTGCTGTTCCAGCACTCAGAGCACTCATTTCAGGCGATTTTGAACTTATCGGTGTTGCCACACAACCCGACCGACCAAGCGGGCGCGGAAAACGACTCAATTCATCACCCGTCAAAGTCGTCGCAACAGAACACAAACTCCCTATCTATCAACCTGAACGGGCGAGGAAACTGAACTTCGTGCGTACGCTTAAGGACCTCGCGCCGGATGTAATTGTTGTCGCCGCTTTCGGTCAACTTTTGCCACAGACAGTCTTGGACATCCCGCCATGTGGAACCATCAACCTACATCCTTCTCTCCTCCCGAAGTACCGTGGTGCTGCACCGATCCAGTGGGCATTAATCAATGGAGAAAGCGAAACGGGTGTGACGCTTATGTTACTGGATGCGGGTGAAGATACTGGCGATATTATCTGCGCTGAACGAATTCCAATCAGAGATGGGGATACGGCTTTAACGCTGACTGAACAGTTAGCCACGCTTGGTGCGAAACAACTTGTTCAGGTGCTATCAAAGATGCTGAAGAACGCGCCACCTCCAGCAACGCCGCAGAACGACGCGGCGGCAACACATGCCCCGCGGCTGACAAAGGAAACTGGACACATTAACTGGAATCAACCAGCAGTCGCAATCCACAATCTTGTGAGAGGGACAGCCATCTGGCCAGGTGCGTATACTTTCTTCCGCGAGAATCTTCGGCTTAAGATCGTTGATTGCCAACCAGAGACACAAGTATCTGCTTTACCACCGGGAACCCTTGAAATCGTAGATAGACAAAAACTATTTGTCGCCACAACAGAAGGAACACTCCAACTCCTGCAAATCCAGCCAGCAACGAAAAAAACGATGGAAGCACGCGATTTTATCAACGGGTACCAACTCCGAACAGGCGAGCGATTCTTGGAACACATACAACAATGA
- the lspA gene encoding signal peptidase II, with translation MPTIQKGKKFSWQTAIPLISVAIPMLILDWTSKWLVQMHITQITEVIPIIPGFFNLRHDRNTGAAFGVLAGHRILLILITLAALVFIFAYYLRFKESRWMQISLGFLLGGAIGNFIDRIRLGEVVDFLQFGIASKGLFWPTFNIADVSVCIGAGMLIVYLFRNRNETYQS, from the coding sequence ATGCCCACAATACAGAAGGGTAAAAAATTTAGCTGGCAGACCGCTATCCCGTTAATCAGCGTAGCAATACCGATGCTAATACTTGATTGGACCAGCAAATGGCTCGTGCAAATGCATATCACTCAGATTACAGAGGTAATTCCGATTATCCCTGGCTTCTTTAATTTGCGGCACGATAGAAATACTGGCGCGGCTTTCGGTGTGCTTGCTGGACACAGAATCTTACTTATTTTGATTACCCTTGCCGCCTTAGTCTTTATCTTCGCGTACTATCTACGATTTAAGGAGAGCCGTTGGATGCAAATCTCGCTCGGTTTTCTGCTTGGAGGCGCCATTGGAAACTTCATTGATCGTATCCGTTTGGGTGAAGTCGTTGACTTCCTTCAATTCGGCATAGCAAGCAAGGGACTGTTTTGGCCAACCTTCAACATTGCCGATGTCTCAGTTTGCATCGGAGCGGGTATGCTAATCGTTTATCTCTTCCGCAATCGTAATGAGACCTATCAAAGTTGA